One genomic region from Sphingobacterium multivorum encodes:
- a CDS encoding polysaccharide deacetylase family protein: MRKVVNSGVVWVGLSISILGFYSCNQSGTNKVQNVGAVDSMLPKKDSLLAVQDSISKVDSLRKDTITKMEEDVDYKGAKDTTALLTDTVSPRYIYLTFDDGPLNGSQHLDSIATAKGIKINAFLIGNHDKMSKKLHGFTERYKNNPLVDCYNHSYWHAHNKYSTFYSNAQTAFEDFELAEQSLGLTHKIVRLPGRNIWYIGDRKKVDLKSGASTAELLHQNGYKVIGWDCEWKINGVTGKPDLSVNQLYTQMKNLLRKGTSYTKNNVVLLTHDNMYQTKKGQRLLSDLIDSLKQHPNYRFEFVRNYPQ, from the coding sequence ATGAGAAAAGTAGTTAATTCGGGTGTTGTATGGGTAGGGTTAAGTATATCTATTTTGGGATTTTACTCCTGCAATCAAAGTGGGACAAATAAGGTGCAAAATGTGGGGGCTGTTGACTCTATGCTACCAAAAAAGGATAGCTTGCTGGCTGTGCAGGATTCAATAAGTAAAGTAGATTCCCTACGGAAAGACACCATTACAAAAATGGAAGAAGATGTGGACTATAAAGGAGCTAAAGATACAACGGCATTGTTGACTGATACTGTTTCTCCACGTTATATTTATCTCACTTTTGACGATGGACCCTTAAATGGAAGTCAGCACCTTGATTCCATTGCGACAGCAAAAGGCATTAAAATCAATGCTTTTCTGATTGGTAATCATGACAAGATGAGTAAGAAGTTACACGGCTTTACAGAACGTTATAAAAATAATCCATTAGTAGATTGTTACAACCACAGTTACTGGCATGCACATAATAAGTACAGTACGTTCTATTCGAATGCGCAGACGGCCTTTGAAGATTTTGAACTTGCTGAGCAATCGCTGGGCTTAACACATAAGATAGTGCGGCTGCCGGGACGAAATATCTGGTATATCGGAGACCGCAAAAAGGTTGATTTGAAAAGTGGGGCTTCGACGGCCGAGCTACTACACCAAAATGGTTATAAAGTAATTGGTTGGGATTGTGAGTGGAAGATTAATGGTGTTACAGGGAAACCGGACCTGTCGGTGAATCAATTGTATACCCAAATGAAGAATTTACTCCGCAAAGGTACGTCTTATACAAAGAACAATGTTGTGCTCTTGACACATGACAATATGTACCAAACGAAAAAAGGGCAGCGGCTATTATCGGACTTGATCGATAGTCTCAAACAACATCCAAACTATCGTTTCGAATTTGTGCGGAATTATCCGCAATAG
- a CDS encoding PhnA domain-containing protein, with translation MKLEEQLQARAGGKCELTGEDATLIAYTLPPEITSNLDNTLLISETLVNQLNKTEQLNPDDWKFLPNAMWSENPSVQIVCWRMLNRLKNEGWASEALDILYLDDETLAEAKKTGDHENDGYVSFHEDSIGQRLLEGDTVVLTKTLDVKGSSLKATLGTVVKNIRLVADNIEQIEGKIEGQTIVILTKYLRKQN, from the coding sequence ATGAAATTAGAAGAACAATTACAAGCGAGAGCTGGCGGAAAATGTGAGCTGACAGGCGAAGATGCCACTTTAATTGCTTATACATTACCACCGGAAATAACATCAAATTTGGACAATACTTTACTGATTTCAGAAACATTGGTCAATCAGCTCAACAAAACGGAGCAATTAAATCCGGACGATTGGAAATTCCTTCCAAATGCGATGTGGTCCGAGAACCCATCGGTACAAATTGTATGCTGGCGTATGTTAAACCGACTAAAAAATGAAGGTTGGGCGTCTGAAGCATTGGATATTCTATATTTAGACGATGAGACACTAGCTGAAGCTAAGAAAACTGGAGACCATGAAAATGACGGCTATGTTTCATTTCATGAAGATAGCATCGGGCAACGACTATTGGAGGGCGACACTGTTGTTCTAACAAAAACGCTTGATGTGAAAGGCTCCTCTTTAAAAGCGACTTTAGGTACCGTGGTTAAGAATATTCGACTTGTAGCAGACAATATCGAACAAATTGAAGGAAAGATTGAAGGTCAAACCATCGTGATTCTGACCAAATATCTCCGTAAACAAAATTAA
- the ypfJ gene encoding KPN_02809 family neutral zinc metallopeptidase, translating to MKWQGGKQSGNFEDRRGMSGGGKIALGGIGGIIVLVIGFLMGGDPMQLLQQAQNMGAQTEQSGQPRELNPEEKRLTEFSLTVLQSTEDVWTKLFKEQMQKSYTPTTLVFYDGGTQTDGCGMGQASYGPFYCPGDQKIYLDLSFSKELSDKFGAKGEFAMAYVIAHEVGHHIQQLVGLLPKTNQARGQMSERENNRISVMTELQADFYAGVWAHYLNEYTDIKIDYNDIMDGMKAAEAVGDDKLQTEAQGYAVPESFTHGTSAQRMEWFKKGYDSGDMRSGNTFEDPSLK from the coding sequence ATGAAATGGCAAGGAGGAAAGCAAAGTGGTAATTTTGAAGACCGTCGCGGAATGTCGGGTGGTGGAAAAATTGCTTTAGGAGGAATTGGTGGAATTATTGTTTTGGTCATTGGATTTTTGATGGGTGGAGATCCGATGCAACTCTTACAGCAAGCCCAAAATATGGGGGCCCAGACAGAACAGTCGGGGCAACCACGTGAACTGAATCCTGAAGAAAAAAGGCTAACCGAATTCTCCTTGACTGTACTCCAAAGTACAGAGGATGTCTGGACTAAGCTGTTTAAAGAGCAGATGCAGAAGAGTTATACGCCTACTACCCTTGTTTTTTATGATGGTGGTACACAAACGGATGGTTGTGGCATGGGACAGGCCTCTTACGGGCCTTTTTATTGTCCTGGCGACCAAAAGATTTATCTGGATCTGAGCTTTAGTAAAGAACTGTCGGATAAATTCGGGGCAAAGGGAGAGTTCGCCATGGCGTATGTAATTGCCCATGAGGTTGGACACCATATCCAACAGTTGGTGGGTTTATTACCAAAGACCAATCAGGCCCGTGGGCAAATGAGTGAACGTGAAAATAATCGGATCTCTGTGATGACCGAACTACAAGCCGATTTTTATGCCGGAGTATGGGCGCATTATCTCAATGAATATACCGATATAAAAATCGATTACAATGACATTATGGACGGTATGAAAGCCGCCGAAGCAGTGGGAGATGATAAATTACAGACAGAAGCACAGGGCTATGCTGTTCCTGAATCATTTACGCATGGTACGTCCGCTCAACGTATGGAATGGTTTAAAAAGGGATATGATTCGGGGGATATGCGATCGGGCAATACCTTTGAAGATCCGAGCCTGAAATAA
- a CDS encoding acyl transferase — MANWKDFFEIKTEDDFNQHCLDTYRFQSQHCKVYRDYIKLLGREKDLIQHYTDIPFMPIEFFKTQQVIAEGMEAEIVFSSSGTTGMVTSKHLVADLRIYERTFRRIFEDFYGPLSNIAVLALLPSYLERSGSSLIYMIDDLMKQSEQPESNYFLYNHQELYDTLVALKNKGTKTILFGVTYALLDFIEQYAFEFPELIIMETGGMKGKRKEMVKQEIHKLLEEAFSVHGIHSEYGMTELLSQGYSSGQGIFHFPKWMKILIRDTNDPLSLIPMNKTGGINVIDLANRYSCSFIATQDLGKVYPDGSFEILGRFDQSDIRGCNLLVQ; from the coding sequence ATGGCGAACTGGAAGGATTTTTTTGAAATTAAAACCGAAGATGATTTTAATCAGCATTGTTTAGATACCTACCGATTCCAAAGCCAGCATTGTAAGGTTTATCGTGACTATATCAAACTCCTCGGCAGAGAAAAAGACCTTATTCAGCACTATACGGATATTCCTTTTATGCCTATTGAATTTTTTAAGACGCAACAGGTTATTGCTGAAGGAATGGAGGCTGAAATCGTATTCTCGAGTTCGGGTACAACGGGTATGGTCACCTCAAAACATTTAGTCGCTGACCTCCGTATTTACGAACGCACTTTCCGTCGTATTTTTGAAGACTTCTATGGTCCACTAAGCAATATTGCCGTACTTGCCCTTCTACCCTCATACCTCGAAAGAAGTGGTTCATCTTTAATCTACATGATTGATGATCTCATGAAGCAAAGTGAGCAACCTGAAAGCAATTATTTTCTCTATAACCACCAAGAGCTTTACGATACACTTGTGGCGCTCAAAAATAAAGGCACAAAAACAATCCTTTTCGGCGTAACGTACGCCCTACTCGACTTCATTGAACAATACGCTTTTGAATTTCCTGAACTGATTATTATGGAAACTGGCGGAATGAAAGGTAAGCGTAAGGAAATGGTCAAACAGGAAATCCATAAACTCCTGGAAGAAGCCTTTTCCGTCCATGGAATCCATTCGGAATATGGCATGACAGAATTACTCTCACAAGGTTATTCTTCAGGTCAGGGAATTTTCCATTTTCCCAAATGGATGAAAATCTTGATTCGCGACACCAATGATCCATTGAGCCTAATTCCCATGAATAAAACTGGTGGTATCAACGTTATCGACCTTGCAAATCGTTACTCGTGTTCATTTATAGCCACGCAGGATTTGGGTAAAGTATATCCGGATGGATCTTTTGAAATATTAGGACGTTTTGACCAAAGTGATATCAGGGGATGTAATTTGTTGGTTCAATAA
- the fabG gene encoding 3-oxoacyl-[acyl-carrier-protein] reductase — translation MKILEGKIALVTGASKGIGRKIAEVFAQHGANVAFTYLSSVEKGQALEQELQAFGTKVIGYRSDASKFEEAEQLINAIVADFGGLDIVVNNAGITKDGLLMRMTEENWDDVLNVNLKSVFNVTKAASKIMMKNRKGSFINMSSVVGVQGNAGQANYAASKAGIIGFTKSVAKELGSRNIRANVVAPGFIRTEMTDVLDPKVVTGWEAGIPLKRAGQPEDVANACLYLASDLSAYVTGQVLPVDGGML, via the coding sequence ATGAAAATACTTGAAGGAAAAATTGCTTTAGTAACAGGAGCATCAAAAGGAATCGGAAGGAAAATTGCAGAAGTGTTTGCACAACATGGTGCTAACGTCGCTTTTACGTATCTTTCTTCTGTCGAAAAAGGACAGGCACTTGAACAGGAGCTTCAAGCGTTCGGCACCAAAGTAATTGGGTATCGCTCTGATGCTTCAAAATTTGAAGAAGCAGAACAATTAATCAACGCGATCGTTGCTGACTTTGGCGGATTGGATATCGTTGTCAACAATGCCGGCATCACAAAAGACGGCTTATTAATGCGTATGACTGAAGAGAATTGGGATGATGTATTAAATGTCAACTTAAAATCTGTTTTTAACGTTACAAAAGCTGCTTCGAAAATTATGATGAAAAACCGTAAGGGTTCATTTATCAATATGTCATCCGTTGTTGGTGTTCAGGGAAATGCTGGTCAGGCAAATTATGCTGCATCAAAAGCTGGTATCATTGGGTTCACAAAATCTGTCGCTAAAGAATTAGGTTCTCGTAATATCCGTGCAAACGTAGTTGCTCCAGGCTTTATACGTACCGAAATGACAGATGTACTGGATCCTAAAGTTGTGACAGGATGGGAAGCTGGAATTCCATTGAAACGTGCTGGCCAACCAGAAGATGTTGCCAATGCATGTCTTTATTTAGCATCTGACTTATCGGCATACGTAACCGGACAGGTTCTTCCTGTTGATGGTGGTATGTTATAA
- a CDS encoding malate:quinone oxidoreductase — translation MSKKSNKEVDVVLIGAGIMSATLGTLINELSPDINIEILERLDVVAAESSDAWNNAGTGHSALCELNYTPEQKDGSVKIDKAVKIAEQFEVSKQFWSYLVDKGIIAQPENFIRSIPHMSAVFGEKDAKFLKTRWETLTTQNLFKGMEYTEDTTLLKSWIPLMMEGRAADEKIAATKMDLGTDVNFGSLTRDLIANLENKENISISLNHEVIDIDREDDGRWEVEVKDLKTGKKREIKAKFVFIGAGGHSLLLLEKSGIPEAKGYGGFPVGGQWLRCVNEEIINTHHAKVYGKASVGAPPMSVPHLDTRYIDGKQALLFGPYAGFSTKFLKQGSYFDLPASIKLSNIRPMLSAGLDNLPLTKYLITEVMKSPKDKLESLKQFMPTAKLEDWVIEKAGQRVQVIKKDEKKGGILEFGTEVVSSADGSIAALLGASPGASTSVAIMISLLKKCFPERAKSDEYRKKLREMIPSHGKSLNDDAQLCKETRTRTHKALKLIAIE, via the coding sequence ATGAGCAAAAAATCAAATAAAGAAGTTGACGTTGTTCTAATCGGCGCCGGTATTATGAGTGCTACTTTGGGTACTCTAATCAATGAATTAAGCCCAGACATTAATATTGAAATTCTTGAGCGTTTGGATGTTGTGGCTGCTGAAAGTTCTGACGCATGGAATAATGCTGGCACGGGTCACTCTGCTTTATGCGAGTTGAATTATACCCCCGAACAGAAAGATGGTTCTGTCAAGATTGATAAAGCAGTGAAAATTGCCGAGCAATTTGAAGTGTCTAAGCAATTCTGGTCCTATCTTGTTGATAAAGGCATTATTGCACAACCTGAAAATTTTATCCGTAGCATTCCACACATGAGTGCGGTTTTTGGTGAAAAAGACGCTAAATTTCTAAAAACAAGATGGGAAACGTTGACGACCCAAAATTTGTTTAAGGGAATGGAGTATACGGAAGATACAACATTATTGAAATCATGGATTCCATTAATGATGGAAGGACGTGCGGCAGACGAAAAAATCGCTGCAACAAAAATGGATCTCGGTACGGATGTGAACTTTGGTTCATTGACGCGTGATTTGATCGCAAATCTTGAAAATAAAGAAAATATTTCGATTTCCTTAAACCACGAAGTAATTGACATCGATCGTGAAGACGATGGTCGTTGGGAAGTGGAAGTCAAAGATTTAAAGACAGGAAAGAAGAGAGAAATCAAAGCAAAATTTGTATTCATTGGTGCCGGTGGTCACTCCTTGTTATTGTTGGAAAAATCCGGCATACCAGAAGCAAAAGGTTATGGTGGATTCCCGGTGGGAGGCCAATGGCTACGTTGTGTGAATGAAGAGATCATTAATACACACCATGCGAAAGTATATGGTAAAGCTTCTGTCGGTGCGCCGCCAATGTCGGTACCGCACTTGGATACACGTTATATTGATGGCAAGCAAGCCTTATTGTTTGGACCTTATGCAGGCTTCTCAACGAAGTTCTTAAAACAGGGGTCTTACTTCGATTTACCGGCTTCTATCAAATTGTCTAATATCCGTCCGATGTTATCAGCCGGACTTGATAATTTACCTTTGACGAAGTATCTTATTACTGAAGTCATGAAGTCACCTAAAGATAAACTGGAGTCCTTAAAACAATTTATGCCTACAGCTAAATTGGAAGATTGGGTCATTGAAAAAGCAGGGCAACGTGTTCAGGTCATCAAAAAAGATGAAAAGAAAGGTGGAATTTTGGAATTCGGTACAGAGGTAGTGTCTAGTGCCGATGGTTCTATTGCTGCGCTATTAGGAGCGTCTCCTGGGGCTTCCACTTCTGTTGCTATTATGATCAGCCTGTTGAAGAAATGTTTTCCTGAACGTGCCAAATCAGATGAATACCGTAAAAAACTACGTGAGATGATTCCTTCGCATGGGAAATCATTGAACGACGATGCGCAACTTTGTAAAGAAACGCGTACGCGTACGCACAAAGCGTTGAAATTGATTGCTATAGAATAA
- the pnuC gene encoding nicotinamide riboside transporter PnuC, whose protein sequence is MTSETILEAFIKQIQQATIAEWLGVSFGVLQVWFSRQNKSINYIFGIIGILISVYVLFHAKLYAEILLHLYYLIMSIYGWIYWKYSRDVATPITHCEPKEWWIVGGICAAGFLLFYFGLVHLTDSDVPLWDSAVSCTAWAGMWLLAKRKIENWILLNISNLMAIPLLIHKGLFLYSGLTLFLFVMAFSGYFNWRRIIREERYAIQ, encoded by the coding sequence ATGACTTCTGAAACAATTCTCGAAGCTTTTATAAAACAGATTCAACAGGCCACCATTGCGGAATGGCTAGGGGTATCCTTTGGTGTTTTACAAGTTTGGTTTTCCCGGCAAAATAAATCCATCAATTACATTTTTGGGATTATTGGGATCTTAATTTCTGTATACGTATTATTCCATGCGAAACTATATGCCGAAATATTGCTACATCTCTATTATTTGATCATGAGCATCTATGGCTGGATCTATTGGAAATATAGTCGTGACGTAGCTACGCCCATAACACACTGTGAGCCGAAAGAATGGTGGATAGTCGGGGGAATTTGTGCCGCCGGTTTTCTCTTGTTTTATTTCGGATTGGTACACTTAACAGATTCTGATGTACCGCTTTGGGATTCTGCAGTTTCCTGTACAGCTTGGGCAGGGATGTGGTTATTGGCAAAGCGGAAGATAGAAAACTGGATATTGTTGAATATCAGTAATCTGATGGCAATTCCTTTACTGATCCATAAAGGGCTGTTTCTTTATTCGGGCTTGACGTTATTTTTATTTGTTATGGCATTTAGTGGGTATTTTAATTGGAGGAGAATAATACGTGAAGAAAGATATGCAATTCAATAG
- a CDS encoding acyl-CoA dehydrogenase, with the protein MQFNSEDIAILKDNQAKGIQQKTLSDGQLQLIYRRKWFKIWVPRALGGLGLSVPEGLSLLAELAYWDGGLAWTVTLCSGANLFVGFIDPLIGNQIFETDRVCFGGSGQASGTATREGDHYRLRGFWRYATGAPHLTHFTLNAAIQEAGKPVLDENGEPLIKSFFVDRDHVLIHYDWDTFGLEATASHSFSLEDILVDGRQSFEIDAAKSARGEPLYQYPFMPFAELTLLANFMGMHKRFLDLVEKLFVMKGNQSKWEKSESKAAFRLLDDLQQDYANRREAIMNLAALSWVNLHDGNDNAAIYEQIGIQSRDFVESILTNTIRLYPHTGISGAALGHEINIIFRNIFTASQHKLLQKSF; encoded by the coding sequence ATGCAATTCAATAGCGAAGATATCGCTATACTGAAAGATAATCAGGCAAAAGGAATTCAGCAGAAAACGTTGTCAGATGGACAATTGCAGCTGATTTACCGTCGGAAGTGGTTTAAGATTTGGGTTCCCCGTGCATTAGGTGGATTGGGGTTAAGTGTACCTGAAGGACTCAGTTTATTGGCTGAGCTGGCTTATTGGGATGGGGGATTAGCCTGGACAGTCACGTTATGTTCAGGAGCAAATCTGTTTGTCGGTTTTATTGATCCCCTTATAGGAAATCAAATTTTCGAAACGGATCGGGTTTGTTTCGGGGGTAGTGGACAGGCATCAGGGACTGCTACGCGTGAAGGGGACCACTATCGACTCCGTGGTTTCTGGAGATATGCTACCGGAGCGCCACATTTAACGCACTTCACATTAAATGCCGCAATTCAGGAGGCGGGAAAACCCGTATTGGATGAAAACGGTGAACCACTGATCAAGTCATTTTTTGTCGATCGGGATCATGTACTGATTCACTATGATTGGGATACATTTGGATTGGAGGCTACGGCTTCGCATTCTTTTTCACTTGAAGACATTCTTGTCGATGGTAGGCAGTCTTTTGAGATTGATGCGGCAAAAAGTGCACGTGGCGAGCCGTTGTACCAATATCCCTTTATGCCTTTTGCAGAATTGACTTTATTGGCAAACTTTATGGGCATGCACAAACGCTTTCTGGATCTGGTTGAAAAACTGTTTGTAATGAAAGGCAATCAATCTAAATGGGAAAAGTCTGAAAGTAAGGCTGCGTTTAGGTTGCTGGATGACCTTCAGCAGGATTATGCCAATCGGAGGGAAGCCATCATGAATTTGGCCGCTCTTTCTTGGGTAAATCTTCACGATGGCAATGATAATGCCGCGATTTATGAACAGATAGGGATACAAAGCCGGGATTTTGTGGAATCTATTTTGACAAATACAATACGACTCTATCCACATACCGGAATTTCAGGGGCAGCCCTTGGTCATGAAATCAATATCATCTTCCGGAATATTTTTACGGCTTCGCAACACAAGTTATTGCAAAAGAGCTTCTAA